The Amphiura filiformis chromosome 1, Afil_fr2py, whole genome shotgun sequence nucleotide sequence ggcaaaaaggaagaaaatggaagtgttgataaatatgaagCCTTATTATTAATTATGTAGCTACAAGTGTCAGTACAGACAAATTCAGGAAATATTCATCAACATGACATTTACCATCCTCTTTACAAAAATGCAATCTGATTTTTATGATATAAAATTTTCTGATTTAGCGAATCGCTAATAGTATTagttttaaagtgaatcattttcaTTCAGGACTGTTCCTAGTATAATAGTGTCTGATACGTTTTTGTTGATTGTCTTTGCAGCTATTGCAGTGAGCATGCTCGTCGAGCCAGGCTTCTCCGTCAGAAAGCAGCTTTAAAACCCAAACCACCAAGCAGTACCAAAGAATTATTTGAGGAACTGGATTACTACCGTACTGGTTCAACAAAGGCTGTGCCAGATTTACCAGTATCATCTGCCAGTAAAATTTtaggtaaaaaaataattcagaGACCAGTGTTTGGACATTTCTGAATCTGTGTTATTTCCTCACACAAAGTTAAATAAAtgagattgagaaaattgaatgtttattaGGCCATCTTAGTTTGTCTCAAAGTAAAATCACCAAATTTTTGCATGTTATTCAATTTTTTTCtgctgttttttttatttattttttattttttttatccacCACACTAAAATCTCATGTGACATCGCCAGGaggtcaaaatagcctaaattgtAAATCTCATTAAAATTCTTCCATCTTGACCACAATAAAATCTCCTtcagagatgaaaaggtggtccattcttgtcaaaaagctagtcccacagataaaaaaaattaaaagtaaaaaaaaaaccctctaaaaacactgcattctgcattaggtttttaacttgggaagggcttttttaaattaagatggccgtaacattttttaaatgtttcatgttttcaacactttcagCATCACTGGTTTTTAGTTGTAATCACTTAACTGATGACTGTGCATAACCACTAAGGAATAGGgcatattttgttttggtatagGCTAGCTCAtagtatttaattatttttgtagCATTCATTATCTTGTGACTAATTATGTAATCTTTTTCAACTTGTCAGAATATGGCAGTGATTCAGAGAGTGATGATGAGCCCCTACTGGTGGAACAGACGTGGCGTGGATGCAATGATAGTGATGCTGAGAGTGTTGATAGTGAGCAGGAAGATTTACTCAAGTAAGCTGTCACTCTAAGTTctataatattgatattattatattttatactATAAATAATGGCCTTTAATTGATGAAGTAACAGCAATGTGTAAATAAACAAAGGTCATGAACAGGTCTGTCTGTCAATATGCTTGACATAACAACATATGACCACTTAGCTTTGCTGCCCtacatttgtttaattttaaAGCATAGGTCCTAAACAAGGGCAAAGGACATTTGCCAACCAACTGTCTGCTATGATGTTACATGTCACCTCGTTCTATAGCAAGTTGAAAATTTGGTGTATTCTTAGTGTatgatattcatgagttagactagtgtaaagactccattgaaGAATTAAGCAGCTTACAGAATAAAACTGTATAATCCTCCAATAGAAGATTTCTGTGCGAGGCCAATTTTTCATGGCGTTTTACTGAACGGATTTACTGGATATTGGCTAGTGTAGTAAATGCCAGATTTGAATAGAATTTGAAAACAAGTACCTTCCCATTCATTTACACATATCAAAaggtattaatgaaaatcaaacaaaaacatgCCATTTTAATACTACCAGACAGATTCCACACCAACTGTATTGAGTCTGGCTTCAGTTGTAAATACCAAATTTTCTAAATTACATATTGTGTAGAATTGATCGGCTTCTCCCACagaataggcctactacttgTTTTCTTATGGTGCAGCGGTATCATATGGGCTCTACCTCGAAATTAGAGGATTGCGAGTTTGAGCCCTGACGGTGCCATCGTGtggtgcacttgggcaaggcgctttacctcacttgcctctctctacccaggggtaaaatggggagctgttaggaatattatcCATTGAGCACTACCCAAAGGTATAAGCATGACTGGGCATTGTATGTCTGCTGATATATTCAAATTAGCAGAATCAATGTAAACTGCTTTGGTATACATGAAATtcgctgtataaatgccaacatttatttttttatttattcttttgtATGATTCATTATTGTTTGCAGACATGCTGGTGTTTATACGGCTGAAGAGGTAGCCCTGATTACAATGGATAAACTTATTCGTCTTCAATCCCTGTACATCAACCAGTTCAAGAGGTTACAGCATCTGATGAAAGAGAAGCGAAGGAAATACCTGAAAGCTGTCGGACAAGAACAAGACACAATAGGTATGGCCGTTATTATTGCTCAGTTCTTAAAGACAAAATTTAAGTAGCATTCAATTTCATGATTTGCTCACTACAAAGGGCTATGCGCTTATATGATGTGTACCAGGGTAGCGCTAGCCTCTAAAACTAAGGGGTACAGGAAAGGGTGCATTGGTCACACCACTCAGCAGCAAGTCGTTTGACAGGGTACGGGAGTAACGGGATGGAAGGACAGCTATTGCATGAGGTGGCTTTGCCGCTtaaaaaatgaatataaaaaggagAGTTGGCTAGAAAAAGTGGAGAGAAAATTCTTAGATGACCACAGTTTTCCATAACAGATGGTATGCTAGAGGTTGCCATAACAGATGGGTGTTTTCCATAACAGAtgggtgcaagaggttgcgggttcgaaccatgGTGGTGATTACTACGCTCTcatgaaaaaattgagttagcttgaaattcccttggacaaggaacttactgctaattgtctcgttgtaacccgtacaaaactcggggagctgatcctcgttgcgaaggttatttgtggaatgtctagggtgtgcgctgactgcgctcttgaagcagcaaagttcctgatttgttgttaaatggtttatggaatgatgtggggccatagtggtcagcacaacctgtaaagtgtgctcaGGCTAGtagtggatcaacgtctagacgttgtgtctgtgcgtagcgcactataaatcactgcgttggTGCGCTGGAGTAACTTTCACAACATTCTTCAGTTTCAGGTTCTTGTGCTTAATCCTTTCTTGGTTAGCCTTACTTGACACAGATTGTCTATAACGGAGTACTTTGTGACATCCTCATCATTTTCAGTCATAACTTGACCAGAAGTCGGGTTCGTAACTCTGACTTTCCCCGGGCAACAAAATTGCTGCCAAATCGGTATACCAGTGTATGGAGCAGCTGCATTGGTGTATCCGATCCCAGTGTCCCTAAGGACCACAACTTCTCTTTGTCGTGTATGGTGACAGGTTTTGCCTGTTTCTTGGGTTGGTTTATGCCTTCTTTAGCCTTTCTACGCATTTCTGCATCAAGCATTAGCTGCAGCTCTTTAAATTAAAGCACTTTTTATtcagttccaatatctgtggagGCTCGAGACCATTTGATAAGTAGTTTAGCCTGGGTATCCAGTGCCATCTTTTTTTCTTGCCTCACATATGAACCTGCAGATGGCATAGTTGATCTCATCTTTAGTCATATGGATTAGAGGGATATTAACGAAACTCAAACCTTCTCTAGCAGCTGTTAGGATTCTCCAGATCAGCCATTCCTGAAATTGTGTATGAGCCCAATTTGCCTTCACTCCAGTTGCAGAAGGTGCCGATTGTTTGTAATATGTTTTCCATTTCTCCATTGGTTTTTCTGAAAAATTGGTCATCCTCATTGATAATTCCAACATCTTGTCGAAAAGTGCTTATGCCGCCTGACTGGCCCTAATTAAGTCTACTTCCTCAATATCTTCTTCAAAGTCCAACATCTAGATCGGTCCAATCTTGCCAAACATCTGAACAAAACGCAGATGTATAACAAACTGCCCCACTCAGGTTTCAAGATACTATCTGGTTAAGTTTTCCATGACCAGCATTATACGGAAAGCTGTTCAGATACAGTTTAGGTACTGGGAATTGGTTCCCGGTTATCATCTATCATGCGATCTTGATAGCACTGGGCACAGAAAACTTGACCGCCATATTATTCTTACATTGTTATACTATTACTTACGTATGCATAACTTCATCACATGAATTGAAACAAATGATTCAAACTGGTGTATACTGTAACAAACACTTTTGAATTAGTGTCTGATTCTTAGTCTGTATATGCAACACAAGGCATCAGAAATTATGAATTCAAGTCCTgtattttgtctactttcttcaaCGTGCACATAAAGACTAGACAGGCCAACTATATCACACTTACTGTGGGTCtgctttttggcgtagtggtaaaagcctgacAATTCCCgctgattatgagctgatcagataTCTATTTCGGCCAGCTCAATATACCTTATGGCTTCTATGTTTATGCCAGGAGCAagctttattatcattatttagttCTCAAGGATAAAATTACAGTATCCTTCAAAAACATTAGTTTTGTTTGCTCACCAAAATGTGGTATTATGAATTTGTTGCAGGTACTGATTTAGGCAAGATCACCAATCCACATGAAAAGGTAAAATTTGCCAAGCTGCAAGCCATGCGCTCATATCGGAGAAGACGTGGCAAAGAAGCTCTCCTCCAGCGTAAATCCAAGCAGAGACGAATCAAGACCACACCTGAATATACCGGCCCACAGCAGACCAGAATAGAGCTGCAGTGCAGCCATGTGCAGGATGGGAAGCAGTGTGAGAAACCTACACTGCCTATTGCAAGATTCTGTGGAAACCGTATCCTTTTGTCATAATAAAtggttaaaataattttatagtaCAGTAATTGCACAAAATTTTTTACTTCTAGGGTAAATGTTACCATTGATTTTGTTAGTTCAACTTAATTGCGATGATGACTTCAAGAAATGTATTTATAGTTtacacaagtagaagcatgtaataatgttagcaagaaagtttattgtagtgaaaagcagattttatggatgaacaaaattcctctttaacccaatatttctggaagaagggcccaactccatggagttgcgCCTTTCGtccataaaaaccatgattaagtgtacatggaagactagtTAGAgcgtggattttggctcatctttcacacccAAGGActaacagtctgctggcaataaaatgatgggtctaactcatttttgtaacaaattggagttgggcccttcttccactcaggtattcaattatgtactgtgtaattttagttcttttatttggtGTGTGTATAACGGACCCCATCAAGTGGGCTTGCGTGCCTGTCCGGGGTTGcccttttgatatttttatgtgcaATGAAAGTAATAAACTAAACTTAACTACACTCTTCATCACAGTCCTGTCAACAAACTAATAAAAATTAacaactgcaattacaaacaacataacaaataaaaCCTGCACACAACCACCAACACAATGAATTtcaattcctgaccataacccataacaaatgagctacagcaccattggtgctcttgttagaAATTGCTCAATATGAAATTAAATTGTTCAATCATGTTTCTTTGAAATGATGAAAGTTTCCTAAAACATTTTCAGCTGAGGTTTTTTACTGTCTACATACCGTAAATGTTcgtctaatggcgctatgggctcctttgacgtaagtggaattttaggcacaccctaaaagtgccctcccgtagaATTCCCACCAACAAATAAAGGCACAGAACTTTAATtgttgttgggatttcagaggagggagctctctatttgcacatgaaaattaccccaaggcaaaggagctcaggtgcgccattaggcgaacgtttatggtACATGCATAGTGTTAtatgaaaattgtgcaaaatgctAAGTGTGACATTCCTTAACTTGGCTATTGTACAGATATTCTCTCGGACCCATTACAGGTTCTCTTCAGTCCGTGTGTCAAAGGCCAAGGGTTATGTCAGCGACCTGCATCTATATTATCAGAGGAGGGTTGCTGCCTTCTCCACACCACAATACCTCCCAGGCAGCTGAGATTAAGGCCAGAAGAGGTGGGGAATatcattttttgttttcaaaattatccAATTAATTGTAAAGGGTTAAAGGATGCTTTCattaaatgttgttaaaaaaaggaaatatgtTCACCAAAAATCAGAATACACTACATTGAAATGATAGAAAAAGTGCCTAAAAATGCAGGTTCTTTTCCAAATTTTATGTTACGAAAGTCTGACTGACTTCATCTCAATTTGTTGAAACTAAAGGATTGGGATTGAGTTGCAGCTATGTATCAGATAGTAAATTGAATTCCAAAGTAACTGCCATCttttttaatatcatgattacagtgactttagctGTGTGAAagtttttactatcacatggcatgaaaagaaaccatgtgatatcatgatataaaacaaatattacatgccaatattcgtgtaatagtaaaaatatatcatttggtcaaattttgactgatctatttcaCTCGGCTACGCATCATGAAATAGAAaagttaaaatttgacctcatgatatattttgtactatcacactcataggcttgtaatatttgtatactgacaTTAGTAGTAATAACTATCAGAACTTTTCTTCCTCCTCTTAAGTTCCAATTCTGTTTTGTTGAACGTCTGAAGTTTTCAGTGCTGCAAACTGTGATTTTAGTCATTTGTAATGTAAACCCACTTTcacaaatttaagttttgaatcCGGTCCCCCAGGCCTTCCTTTAATTGTTTCAAATCAGACCAATCGCCATTAAATTAAGAATCTTATTTTTTTCCATTCTTAATCCCCAAGATCTTATTAAAGAAGCAGCTGCAGCCAAACACAACTACCAAAAAGAAAATAATGTTCCTTCATTATGTAATTACATACCACCTGCTGATTTGAATGTAACTTacattgaaattttaaaatgttttcaggaAGCAAATGCACCATCTGCCATGACAGACCATGATTATGGACAGCGGCCAACAGAGACCAACATGGATGGTGGTGGCGACAGGACAACCAATATGACCAACATAGCCAGCGAGTTGGCATCCTCACTGGCACAGCAGCTGTCAACTCAAAGTTCATTGGTCTCAGCGGGTGGGGACGCTACTAGCAAAGCTGAAAAGCAGCTGGAACGCCAGATGTTAAAGCTACAGCAACAGATTCAACAGCAGATTCAGGAACAGCAGCGACATATGACTACTTTCCAGCCGAAAATCATCCAACAAGTATCAACTAGTACTAGTGTACCTGATACACCTATCCAAACAGGAGCTACTACTGAGACGCCTATCCAAGCAGGAGCTACTACTGAGACGCCTATCCAAGCAGGAGCTGCTACTGAGACGCCTATCCAAGCAGCTACTACTAGTGCACCTAATACAACTATTCAAACAGGTATCTATCAAATTCAAATAATAGGGATTATTTGCTACAATATGTTGGTTGTTGAAGTGATAATCACTCTTTCATTTGCGCTTTGGTGTTGGTTTTTGAAGTGATAATCTGTCTTTCATGTACGCTTTGGTGTAAAGCAGCGCACATCAGAGACATTCAATTGATTAAAAACTCAAAAGATCGGTCAGTTTAAACacaatttatttttgtcatttactTAAGAATCCAGGAGAGCTAGTTCTATATTTtctatatttgtatatttttctatgttttgaatatatttggtacaccagaacgtaattcaacacagtggcctatggagcagtgtaatgcacataatcatgcataactcgcaactgaaattttcggaataagattttttcatggatatctattgaaaaatgtcataaaaagaggatgcgaGGATCACGTAATACTCTTTTAATAACTTTGCATTGGTAATATgttgggcattgtgaaaatccAAACATTTTGCTTTGCACCTCGGAATATcactcgggatattcctcggttccaaaagcaaaatggttagatttttcacaatgccctccaaataaccgatgtgcAGTTAGTAACCTCTAATTAGGTTCAGTGTCGGTATGGTATGGGGAAATTATTGTgtgcgaagtgtcatactgggtgatgCCGAAgcctgaacccagtatgacactgagcacGTACCAttttgtcattctaaatattgatatAGTTAGTATTTAAACATTCTAATTgttgcaaaaaatgaaaaaagtaatGAAAATTAGATGATTGTCAAGCATTTTACATATTGcacttatttaagggggtactacacccctgtccaattttgtgcctatttttgcatttttctcaaaaatcatagtgcattggtgacaagaaagatatgtatattataggggcaaggactacaactactgcactagaaattttatttcagcacagacaacaagttgtggagttacagtcaaaaatgagggaagaccagtatttgatcaataaatcaataactacttgccttgagttgctgaattttcagtgcagtagttgtagttcttgcccctataatatactacatatcttacttgtcaccaatgcgctataatttatgagaaaaatgcaaaaagaggcacaaaattgaccaggggtgtagtacccccttaacatgccCGGTATACGCAAATCAATTTTATATGTGTATCTCGCTGCATATGCATATCATGCTTACGCAATACACTCCCATTGACGCGCCATATCCAAATAGCATAGTTCTTTGATGTTtcacttagtggtatgataaaagcTGATATGAATTGATATAGAATAGGCCGCTCAGTTGGCAAATATTGAGAGCCAACATGTACTTCCTATTTAAGTCATGCATTGAACTTCAATTATGCATATTTACACACTTGCTGTCAAATCTAGTATCCATCCTAGGATAATTAACCTTTCATTTTCTATTGTACAGCAGAAAAGCCGACTCCAGAACCAAAGCCCTCCACACTCGGCACGCCTGAATTGATGGTTCTTCAGAAGCCCAAGGGACAATTTCCAATCATCCAGTTACATCCTCTCCCTAAAACACCTGATGAACCTAAGCCAGAGGTATTACCCAAAACATCAGATGAATCCAAACCAGAGGTAAGGGTCTTGTAGAGAACAAAGCCAGGAATCCTATTTAGGATGTACCCAAGAAGAGTGCATCTGCCTGTTGTAAAcaaatgatttgattttattaattACCAAAGATTTACTCCGGtcctaaacaaaacaaaattaaatttgctCTTGATGAGAAATACTTAACAGTAAGATTTGGTGTGTTACTCGCCAGGGGAGTAAAAAGCATGGTTCTCAAAAACATGTAATAAAAACTCCAAACATAAAATAAATTTTCACAACTCTACATTACAATCAAGATGGGATAAGttttctatactttgatcagctcgtaatccaCAGGAATTAGGCTTTTACCATCATGCCGAAAAGTAGTCCAATAATCCAGTTGGATGGTGCGAAAGGTAAAGATCATATAACTGTTTTGATTCTGAGGTCACATGCAAAACTGTGGATGAGGTATTACACATTTGTTCTTAATTGTAGATGATATTCCAATGTGTAAGCATGCAATGTTTTAAGTAGCTACCACTTACAGAACTTAAGTTATAGGAGTAGAGgcagaacttattgaatgaccctcatatcaTATATCAGAGGCATGCGTCAAAGTGATCAGTATCTGTAGGATGTACTCAGACAGGGGATATGGCACTAAATCAGTAAATGTAAACACAGGGATAAAGTGCTTACCAGCTTgctttgttttccttttcttcctAAACAGGCAATGGAGATTGATCCATCTTCGGCCTCATCTGAACAGGCAAGTTCTCAACAGCAATCTTCTACACCATCATAGCTAATGACTGCAGTGGACTAAGTCAATATAATATGCcagtaaattatatgaattataggaagtaaatttcaattcaaatttaaaTACCTCCTGATGACATGGTTGCCAGCGTGTTAAGCTGTATTATGTTGCAAGCGAATATAAAACAATGAATTAGTACTTAATTCTAGTCTAATGAGTAGGATCTGGTTTTCTCAGTCACTGGACCATTTACTCGGACTCTGAATATTTAGTTACCTTTTTTTGAGATTCGCAGTTAACATAGTTattctttcttgagcgatcagagtttgGAAAGATGGTCTGGTGACTAAGAAAAGCAGGTCTGACTCGTTGGACTACTTAAATCCGAGATTAGTTATCTGGCAGATCAGAGAGATTGCACAAAGTATCCTGCTGTTTTAATACTCCACAGCAAGCATGATAACTTTCACACACACAACAAGAACTTAAGAGACTCTAAAAGACTTATCATCTTTTGGATGTCAACTCCGAGTTGAAAGTATTTTCCATCGACACTGGTGATGTGATGGTTAATAAGATATCATGTTAGGATCACACCAATCAAATAAAGAATCTGAAAGAGTTATAGAGAGATGAATACACTTTGATTGTGTTCTTGTGTTCCATGACTTCAGTTGGTAACTGTATAGTGTTATATGAATTCAATTAACTTTCTCATCAGAGAGGCCAATACCAAAGGACATAACAGCACATCTCTGTAGGCTCTGGTTTACACAAGCACTAGAACATCTTAATCCGtacccagcgaacacaaaaaagttttacttaaaatattttacataaaactTTTAAAGGTTGGTTTTATAAATGGTATAAATGTTTTAAtgacattcaaaacatttttgaaaatgtaatgtaaaacattctaacataatgttaattaagtgttgacaaaaatatttgccaaaaggtattttacaataatatttttacaagAATTTGAAAGtgttgtcttttttcttacaaaacatgtaaaaaaaaccattttcatgacgtttatataacccgacatttaaattttaCTGAAATGTTGTGACCAAAACcagaaacatgtttataacaagtttatagcattttaaaaacattgttgtattTGCTGGGTAGGTAAGTTCAGCTTGATCATGGTTTAGAAAACTAATCCTCATGATCAATAAGTGTATGTTTTTGAAGGATACAACAAGCTATAAACTGTGCGATGTAGCAGCATAAACTTGGATACTGTAAATGAATTCCAAGATGCAGCCAAAACAAGTAGCCATATACCATAGAAATATGATTCAGTAATGTaacaattaggctattccagttgaaatccatacatcccctgtaatggtgtagatttcaaatggagtcgcccaggtagcccatttgaaactcacattctctgtgtgggagattaaagcctTGTCTTCGAAGagtgggtgcatggatttcaactggaatagcatatacCAATGTGTTAATAATGTTGAATATAGTTGCCACTCTGACTTGCGTTTCTTGATCGTATAATTATAAGCAATTTTAAACTATTCAGCACTGTAGAAGTATTGAAATCTataaccccctatggaacacatgaccttaaggttagtaactattttaaactgttgcgatttggtagttcacagcatcttgtgaatggcagtgagctttggcaaaaattgcattgatcatttcatagcgagtgtgtagaagaattcaaatatcacagatatagttttgtaggtcctgtggttcttgagttatgttgtaaagagggctgaaacaacagcacttttgtgaaacgtacataactcattaacaacaataaatcaagcaagttttcgaagtatatgatttgtagaatgaactattgcaaaacatcaaagtgttatttttcaataatatattgattaagacaatgaaaatcgatttgttggctgcttcgaccaacaatacatcatgtacccttaatctcccacacatggggtgtagatatgaaatggagtcacccattcaagtagccccatttgaaattcacactccctgtgtgggaggttaaggtcatgatgattgtcatagggggtgtatggatttcaactggtttagCACATTGTCAAACATTTGCAGTGAAAATTTGAACTGAATGTAGCTTATTACATTCAGTCATAAGAGACCAGTGAACTtggaacctttttttttaattgaataagAATCTTTCTAATCCATCAGTAAAAATACTGAAGTGTGTTGTAATTCTGTCTTCTTCATCTGTCACACTTCTGAATTGGAAGTGCATGGACAAGTCATAAAACAATCCAACCATTTTGCCTATTGTAATATGAATTATAATGATATAAATTGAATGTGTGTACACATGAAAAAGTTGTGTAATTAAAGATATTTCTTTGAACAGCTTTACATCAAACTTCTTGTTGCTTGTATAGTAGTGTTTATTAAAATGTAAtgaccatatgtgatgcgatcaagcaaaatcagtcggaactctgaattatttttactatcctataagaaactgaaaaggctggattttgcagaaagccccattaaatttgaacaaccagatccaaagatatgagcaattaaagagttttttAAAAAAGGagtaaacaaaagaatttttttcctttgtttggctatatctcaaaatcattatttccgagttccgactgattttgcttgatcgcatcacatattgcacAAAGTAACTACCCCTTTATTCGGAtttaataactcaaaatctatgcatgacattttcaaattgaaatagcaaaaaatatTCCCAGTTTTGTTTTGCACATTTGTATACCTCTTGTCTCGCAACTTGCCTTGCTGTGGAGACCCTTTAAATGAAAGCAAAGGTTTTTACTGCACAAAAGAATACCAACCGTAATTTTGAAAATCACTTCTGAAAGGTctttaaaatgtcgggtttttAGGATATTCCATTCACTTATAAAACC carries:
- the LOC140155773 gene encoding KAT8 regulatory NSL complex subunit 2-like isoform X3, with the translated sequence MQDRLDGFEYCFNHILEDKNSPYKQCQFISSKNGRRCINPAPKADKKDGYCSEHARRARLLRQKAALKPKPPSSTKELFEELDYYRTGSTKAVPDLPVSSASKILEYGSDSESDDEPLLVEQTWRGCNDSDAESVDSEQEDLLKHAGVYTAEEVALITMDKLIRLQSLYINQFKRLQHLMKEKRRKYLKAVGQEQDTIGTDLGKITNPHEKVKFAKLQAMRSYRRRRGKEALLQRKSKQRRIKTTPEYTGPQQTRIELQCSHVQDGKQCEKPTLPIARFCGNHILSDPLQVLFSPCVKGQGLCQRPASILSEEGCCLLHTTIPPRQLRLRPEEEANAPSAMTDHDYGQRPTETNMDGGGDRTTNMTNIASELASSLAQQLSTQSSLVSAGGDATSKAEKQLERQMLKLQQQIQQQIQEQQRHMTTFQPKIIQQVSTSTSVPDTPIQTGATTETPIQAGAATETPIQAATTSAPNTTIQTAEKPTPEPKPSTLGTPELMVLQKPKGQFPIIQLHPLPKTPDEPKPEVLPKTSDESKPEAMEIDPSSASSEQASSQQQSSTPS
- the LOC140155773 gene encoding KAT8 regulatory NSL complex subunit 2-like isoform X2 — encoded protein: MQDRLDGFEYCFNHILEDKNSPYKQCQFISSKNGRRCINPAPKADKKDGYCSEHARRARLLRQKAALKPKPPSSTKELFEELDYYRTGSTKAVPDLPVSSASKILEYGSDSESDDEPLLVEQTWRGCNDSDAESVDSEQEDLLKHAGVYTAEEVALITMDKLIRLQSLYINQFKRLQHLMKEKRRKYLKAVGQEQDTIGTDLGKITNPHEKVKFAKLQAMRSYRRRRGKEALLQRKSKQRRIKTTPEYTGPQQTRIELQCSHVQDGKQCEKPTLPIARFCGNHILSDPLQVLFSPCVKGQGLCQRPASILSEEGCCLLHTTIPPRQLRLRPEEEANAPSAMTDHDYGQRPTETNMDGGGDRTTNMTNIASELASSLAQQLSTQSSLVSAGGDATSKAEKQLERQMLKLQQQIQQQIQEQQRHMTTFQPKIIQQVSTSTSVPDTPIQTGATTETPIQAGATTETPIQAGAATETPIQAATTSAPNTTIQTEKPTPEPKPSTLGTPELMVLQKPKGQFPIIQLHPLPKTPDEPKPEVLPKTSDESKPEAMEIDPSSASSEQASSQQQSSTPS
- the LOC140155773 gene encoding KAT8 regulatory NSL complex subunit 2-like isoform X1 — translated: MQDRLDGFEYCFNHILEDKNSPYKQCQFISSKNGRRCINPAPKADKKDGYCSEHARRARLLRQKAALKPKPPSSTKELFEELDYYRTGSTKAVPDLPVSSASKILEYGSDSESDDEPLLVEQTWRGCNDSDAESVDSEQEDLLKHAGVYTAEEVALITMDKLIRLQSLYINQFKRLQHLMKEKRRKYLKAVGQEQDTIGTDLGKITNPHEKVKFAKLQAMRSYRRRRGKEALLQRKSKQRRIKTTPEYTGPQQTRIELQCSHVQDGKQCEKPTLPIARFCGNHILSDPLQVLFSPCVKGQGLCQRPASILSEEGCCLLHTTIPPRQLRLRPEEEANAPSAMTDHDYGQRPTETNMDGGGDRTTNMTNIASELASSLAQQLSTQSSLVSAGGDATSKAEKQLERQMLKLQQQIQQQIQEQQRHMTTFQPKIIQQVSTSTSVPDTPIQTGATTETPIQAGATTETPIQAGAATETPIQAATTSAPNTTIQTAEKPTPEPKPSTLGTPELMVLQKPKGQFPIIQLHPLPKTPDEPKPEVLPKTSDESKPEAMEIDPSSASSEQASSQQQSSTPS